The Streptomyces sp. NBC_01197 genome window below encodes:
- a CDS encoding ABC transporter ATP-binding protein, whose protein sequence is MAPPDNDVLWARSAHYSHSGSPAITGVSLGVREAEILAVLGPRGSGKTTLLRCLSGQLVPQQGEVWFNSSPVHTLGRVARERLRLTRFGWIDPEPRLVAELTAWENTALPLLLNGASHRAAKHTAVQWLERLDLGTCAGKRPHALLQAQRQRVAVARALAAGPSVLFADEPTAVLHGADGTQLLRTLITAARSHGITAVLATHDPEVAACADRTVLLRDGRRTASLSGTGPASDEGRDACSLSV, encoded by the coding sequence GTGGCCCCACCGGACAACGACGTGCTCTGGGCGCGCTCCGCGCACTACTCACACAGCGGCTCGCCCGCCATCACGGGTGTCTCGCTCGGGGTGCGCGAGGCGGAGATCCTCGCGGTGCTCGGCCCGCGCGGCAGCGGCAAGACCACACTGCTGCGCTGCCTCTCGGGCCAGCTCGTACCGCAGCAGGGCGAGGTCTGGTTCAACAGCAGTCCCGTGCACACCCTGGGCCGGGTGGCGCGCGAGCGGCTGCGGCTGACCCGGTTCGGCTGGATCGACCCCGAACCCCGGCTCGTGGCCGAGCTGACGGCCTGGGAGAACACGGCCCTGCCGCTGCTGCTGAACGGCGCTTCGCACCGCGCCGCGAAGCACACGGCCGTCCAGTGGCTGGAGCGCCTCGACCTGGGGACATGCGCCGGCAAGCGCCCGCACGCCCTGCTCCAGGCACAGCGGCAGCGGGTGGCCGTCGCCCGCGCGCTGGCCGCCGGTCCCTCGGTGCTCTTCGCCGACGAGCCCACGGCCGTCCTGCACGGCGCGGACGGCACCCAGCTGCTGCGCACGCTCATCACCGCGGCCCGTTCACACGGGATCACCGCGGTGCTCGCCACCCATGACCCCGAGGTCGCCGCCTGCGCCGACCGCACGGTTCTGCTCCGGGACGGCCGCCGCACCGCCTCCCTCAGCGGCACGGGCCCGGCCAGTGACGAGGGGCGCGACGCGTGCTCGCTCTCCGTCTAG
- a CDS encoding ABC transporter permease, protein MAVPFAFFAVFFAYPVTAIVGRGLKADGSWQFGRIGDVLSRPDILHILWFTSWQACASTGLTLLIALPGAYVFARFDFPCKQLLHAVATVPFVLPTVVVGTAFLALLGRGGLLDQLWGVRLDTTVWAILLAHVFFNYAVVVRTVGGLWAQLDPRQEEAARVLGASRFAAWRRVTLPALTPAVAAAALMVFLFTFTSFGVVQILGGPTFSTLEVEIYRETAELLDLPTAAVLTLVQFAAVGAILALHAWTVRRRETALSLVDPAQTARRPRGAAQWTLVGGVLAVITVLILLPLGVLVARSLDGPGGYGFTFYRALQSQGAGGGTFLVPPVAAIWNSVRYALAATGIALAVGGLAAAALTRRAGRLVRGFDALLMLPLGVSAVTVGFGFLITLDKPPLDLRSSWILVPLAQALVGVPFVVRTMLPVLRAVDGRLREAAAVLGASPLRAWREVDLPMVRRALLVAAGFAFAVSLGEFGATAFIARPDNPTLPVAVARLLGRAGELNYGQAMALSTILMLVCAVSLLVLERIRTERSGEF, encoded by the coding sequence ATGGCGGTGCCCTTCGCGTTCTTCGCGGTCTTCTTCGCGTACCCGGTGACGGCCATTGTCGGCCGTGGTCTCAAGGCGGACGGCAGCTGGCAGTTCGGGCGGATCGGCGACGTGCTGAGCCGGCCCGACATCCTGCACATCCTGTGGTTCACCAGCTGGCAGGCGTGCGCGTCGACCGGCCTGACGCTGCTCATCGCGCTCCCGGGCGCGTATGTCTTCGCCCGGTTCGATTTCCCGTGCAAGCAGCTGCTGCACGCGGTGGCGACGGTGCCCTTCGTGCTGCCCACCGTCGTCGTCGGGACCGCCTTCCTCGCGCTGCTCGGCCGCGGCGGGCTGCTCGACCAGCTGTGGGGCGTACGCCTGGACACCACGGTCTGGGCGATCCTGCTCGCGCATGTCTTCTTCAACTACGCGGTGGTCGTACGGACCGTGGGCGGCCTCTGGGCGCAGCTCGACCCGCGTCAGGAGGAGGCCGCCCGGGTGCTCGGCGCCTCCCGGTTCGCCGCCTGGCGGCGAGTGACCCTGCCCGCGCTGACGCCCGCGGTGGCCGCCGCGGCGCTGATGGTCTTCCTCTTCACCTTCACCTCCTTCGGCGTGGTGCAGATCCTCGGCGGACCCACCTTCTCCACGCTGGAGGTGGAGATCTACCGGGAGACCGCCGAACTGCTGGACCTGCCGACCGCGGCCGTGCTGACGCTGGTGCAGTTCGCAGCGGTAGGAGCGATCCTGGCGCTGCACGCCTGGACCGTACGGCGCCGGGAGACCGCGCTGAGCCTGGTGGACCCGGCGCAGACGGCACGCCGTCCGCGGGGCGCGGCGCAGTGGACGCTGGTCGGCGGGGTGCTCGCGGTGATCACCGTACTGATCCTGCTGCCCCTCGGGGTCCTGGTCGCGCGTTCGCTGGACGGCCCCGGGGGATACGGCTTCACGTTCTACCGGGCGCTCCAGTCGCAGGGGGCCGGCGGCGGTACGTTCCTGGTCCCGCCGGTCGCCGCGATCTGGAACTCCGTGCGGTACGCCCTGGCCGCGACCGGGATCGCGCTGGCCGTCGGCGGACTCGCGGCCGCGGCGCTCACCCGGCGGGCCGGGCGGCTGGTGCGCGGGTTCGACGCTCTGCTGATGCTCCCCCTCGGGGTGTCCGCGGTCACCGTCGGCTTCGGGTTCCTGATCACCCTCGACAAGCCGCCGCTGGATCTGCGGTCGTCCTGGATCCTGGTGCCGCTCGCCCAGGCGCTGGTGGGCGTGCCGTTCGTCGTACGGACGATGCTGCCGGTGCTGCGCGCGGTGGACGGGCGGCTGCGGGAGGCCGCCGCGGTCCTCGGCGCATCGCCGCTGCGGGCCTGGCGCGAGGTGGACCTGCCGATGGTGCGCCGGGCGCTGCTGGTCGCCGCCGGGTTCGCGTTCGCCGTGTCGCTGGGGGAGTTCGGGGCGACGGCCTTCATCGCCAGGCCGGACAACCCGACGCTGCCGGTCGCGGTGGCACGGCTGCTGGGGCGGGCCGGTGAGCTCAACTACGGGCAGGCGATGGCGCTGTCCACGATCCTGATGCTGGTGTGCGCCGTGTCGCTGCTGGTGCTCGAACGCATTCGTACCGAGCGCTCTGGGGAGTTCTGA
- a CDS encoding LOG family protein: protein MPTTPERDREIETLDAFDRAVARGPLGGYRVQAVDLTDRTDALLSADTSGAVFLGCPMHPEAESAVGAAGALVFPPVPGLPFAPYRGLLYSADELFEGLADGRYEDTPDARAYAWFQRTANNGDIFASMLRSIHDDAISDALDEHLDSARVVGVMGGHAMARGTAEYAGAARLGRTLARTGLTVATGGGPGAMEAANLGAYAAPFRDGMLDEALGLLGKAPSFSPSVSEWASAAFEVRGRWPDGGDSVGIPTWFYGHEPPNAFAGHIAKYFANATREDGLLARSTAGVVFLPGAAGTVQEVFDNATPNYYSSYGEPSPMVLVDRAHWTEELPAWPLLQALAKGRAMESRIALVDTVDEAPEALARMVF, encoded by the coding sequence ATGCCCACCACACCCGAGCGTGACCGCGAGATCGAGACCCTGGACGCGTTCGACCGGGCCGTTGCCCGGGGTCCGCTCGGCGGATACCGCGTCCAGGCCGTCGACCTGACGGACCGCACCGACGCACTGCTCTCCGCGGACACATCGGGCGCCGTCTTCCTGGGCTGCCCCATGCACCCCGAGGCCGAGTCCGCGGTGGGCGCGGCGGGCGCACTCGTCTTCCCGCCGGTCCCCGGCCTGCCGTTCGCCCCGTACCGCGGGCTGCTGTACTCGGCGGACGAGCTGTTCGAAGGCCTGGCGGACGGTCGTTACGAGGACACCCCCGACGCCCGCGCGTACGCCTGGTTCCAGCGGACCGCGAACAACGGCGACATCTTCGCGTCGATGCTGCGCTCCATCCACGACGACGCGATCTCGGACGCGCTCGACGAACACCTCGACAGCGCACGGGTGGTGGGCGTGATGGGCGGCCACGCCATGGCCCGCGGCACGGCGGAGTACGCGGGGGCGGCGCGGCTGGGCCGTACGCTCGCCCGCACCGGCCTGACCGTCGCCACCGGCGGCGGCCCCGGTGCCATGGAGGCCGCCAACCTCGGTGCGTACGCCGCGCCCTTCCGCGACGGAATGCTGGACGAGGCGCTCGGACTCCTCGGCAAGGCGCCGTCGTTCAGCCCCTCCGTCTCCGAGTGGGCGAGCGCGGCCTTCGAGGTGCGGGGCCGCTGGCCGGACGGCGGGGACTCGGTCGGTATCCCCACCTGGTTCTACGGCCATGAGCCGCCGAACGCCTTCGCCGGGCACATCGCCAAGTACTTCGCCAACGCCACCCGCGAGGACGGACTGCTGGCCCGCTCGACCGCGGGTGTCGTCTTCCTGCCCGGCGCGGCCGGGACCGTCCAGGAGGTCTTCGACAACGCGACCCCGAACTACTACAGCTCGTACGGCGAACCGTCCCCGATGGTCCTGGTGGACCGCGCCCACTGGACCGAGGAACTGCCGGCCTGGCCGCTGCTCCAGGCGCTGGCGAAGGGCCGGGCGATGGAGTCCCGTATCGCACTGGTCGACACGGTGGACGAGGCGCCCGAAGCACTGGCCCGGATGGTCTTCTGA
- a CDS encoding ABC transporter ATP-binding protein — MLQLDGVTVRFGQRVALDAVDLTVAEHETVCVLGPSGSGKSTLLRVVAGLQPASAGRVLLDGAEQSGVPVHRRGVGLMFQDHQLFPQRDVAGNVAFGLRMRSVPRAEQVGRVEELLNLVGLPGAGRRAVGVLSGGEQQRVALARALAPRPKLLMLDEPLGQLDRSLRERLVVELRQLFGRLGTTVLAVTHDQGEAFALADRVVVMRDGRIAQAGTPLEVWQRPASEFVARFLGFDNVVAATVTGRAADTPWGKIPVPDGSTQGEGRLLVRPAGVRLAAPQEGLRCTVEARTFRGSHVAVLLSPEHGPQLEAECPLLTAPGVGETVGAVFEAADVVLLAAQG; from the coding sequence ATGCTGCAACTGGACGGTGTGACGGTCCGCTTCGGGCAGCGGGTGGCGCTGGACGCGGTGGATCTGACGGTCGCGGAGCACGAGACGGTCTGTGTGCTCGGCCCCAGCGGCAGCGGCAAGTCGACGCTGCTGCGGGTGGTGGCGGGTCTGCAGCCCGCGTCCGCCGGGCGGGTACTGCTGGACGGGGCGGAGCAGAGCGGGGTGCCGGTGCACCGGCGCGGTGTCGGCCTGATGTTCCAGGACCACCAGCTCTTTCCGCAGCGTGACGTCGCGGGCAATGTGGCCTTCGGACTGCGGATGCGCTCCGTGCCCCGGGCCGAACAGGTCGGCCGGGTCGAGGAGTTGCTGAACCTGGTCGGCCTGCCCGGCGCCGGGAGGCGTGCGGTGGGGGTGCTCTCCGGCGGAGAACAGCAGCGCGTAGCCCTGGCCCGGGCGCTGGCCCCGCGCCCCAAACTGCTGATGCTCGACGAGCCGCTCGGCCAGCTCGACCGCAGCCTGCGCGAGCGCCTCGTCGTCGAACTGCGGCAGCTCTTCGGCCGGCTGGGTACGACCGTGCTCGCCGTCACCCACGACCAGGGCGAGGCCTTCGCACTGGCCGACCGGGTCGTGGTGATGCGGGACGGCCGGATCGCCCAGGCCGGAACGCCGCTGGAGGTCTGGCAGCGGCCGGCTTCGGAGTTCGTCGCGCGGTTCCTCGGCTTCGACAACGTGGTGGCCGCGACAGTCACCGGCCGGGCGGCCGACACCCCCTGGGGCAAGATCCCGGTGCCGGATGGCTCGACGCAGGGGGAGGGCAGGCTCCTTGTGCGGCCCGCCGGAGTGCGGCTCGCCGCGCCGCAGGAGGGGCTGCGCTGCACGGTGGAGGCGCGCACGTTCCGGGGCAGCCACGTGGCCGTACTCCTCAGCCCGGAGCACGGACCGCAGCTGGAGGCCGAGTGCCCGCTGCTGACGGCGCCCGGTGTGGGCGAGACGGTGGGCGCGGTCTTCGAGGCGGCCGACGTGGTGCTGCTGGCCGCGCAGGGGTGA
- a CDS encoding thiamine ABC transporter substrate-binding protein, translated as MSTTKRARTSGRTLPTRKLAVTALAAALGVSTLAACGGSGDSGSGAKNSKVVTLVSHDSFAASPAVLKEFTKETGYTVHVLKSGDAGAALNQEILSKGSPRGDVFFGVDNTLLSRALDNELFTPYQAKGLDQVDSGVQLDAAKHRVTPIDSGDLCVNYDKKYFADHKIAPPRSFDDLIKPQYKNLLVTENVATSSPGLGFMLGTVAKYGSDGWQAYWKKLKANGVKVDDGWEQAYNNDFSGSAGGKKAKGDRPLVVSYASSPPAEVLYAKPQPKTAPTGVATSTCFRQIEFAGLLDGARNEAGGKALIDFLISKKFQEDMPLNMFVDPVVKGAKEPAVFTEFGAKVTAPETVAPGTIAKNRDQWVKSWSSIVLK; from the coding sequence GTGAGCACCACCAAGCGAGCGCGTACGTCCGGCAGAACGCTGCCCACCAGGAAGCTGGCCGTCACCGCGCTGGCGGCCGCGCTGGGCGTCTCGACGCTCGCCGCCTGCGGAGGTTCCGGCGACTCCGGTTCGGGTGCCAAGAACTCCAAGGTCGTGACGCTGGTCAGCCACGACTCGTTCGCCGCCTCTCCGGCCGTGCTCAAGGAGTTCACGAAGGAAACCGGCTACACCGTCCACGTCCTCAAGAGCGGGGACGCCGGCGCCGCGCTCAACCAGGAGATCCTCAGCAAGGGCTCCCCGCGCGGCGACGTCTTCTTCGGCGTGGACAACACCCTGCTGTCGCGGGCGCTCGACAACGAACTCTTCACGCCGTACCAGGCGAAGGGCCTGGACCAGGTCGACTCCGGGGTACAGCTCGACGCGGCGAAGCACCGGGTCACCCCCATAGACAGCGGCGATCTCTGCGTCAACTACGACAAGAAGTACTTCGCGGACCACAAGATCGCCCCGCCCCGTAGCTTCGACGACCTGATCAAGCCGCAGTACAAGAACCTGCTGGTCACCGAGAACGTGGCCACCTCCTCACCCGGCCTCGGCTTCATGCTCGGCACGGTCGCGAAATACGGCAGCGACGGCTGGCAGGCGTACTGGAAGAAGCTCAAAGCCAACGGCGTCAAGGTCGACGACGGCTGGGAGCAGGCGTACAACAACGACTTCTCCGGCTCGGCAGGTGGCAAGAAGGCCAAGGGCGACCGGCCGCTCGTCGTCTCGTACGCGTCGAGCCCGCCCGCCGAGGTGCTGTACGCCAAGCCGCAGCCGAAGACCGCCCCGACCGGCGTCGCCACCTCCACCTGCTTCCGGCAGATCGAGTTCGCCGGGCTGCTGGACGGAGCGAGGAACGAGGCGGGCGGCAAGGCCCTGATCGACTTCCTGATCAGCAAGAAGTTCCAGGAGGACATGCCGCTCAACATGTTCGTGGACCCGGTGGTCAAGGGCGCGAAGGAGCCCGCGGTGTTCACGGAGTTCGGCGCGAAGGTCACCGCGCCCGAGACCGTCGCGCCCGGCACGATCGCCAAGAACCGTGATCAGTGGGTCAAGTCGTGGTCCTCGATCGTCCTGAAGTAG